A section of the Bacteroidales bacterium genome encodes:
- a CDS encoding patatin-like phospholipase family protein, translated as MKLYSLFSKRTKKYHTGLVLSGGAARGFAHIGVLKALNENGIFPDVVSGVSAGALAGVLYCDGYKAEEIFNIFRDKNLMKFATITIPRDGLLGIENLKRVLETTLHAKTFEELQIPFYCNATNLNDGISEYFHEGELITKVIASASIPVLFKPVYLNNTTYTDGGVIDNFPVYPIQDKTEHIIGVHVNPTGKMQSIKSLVKIAERSFHVMVNSRVKEMAVNCDLFIQPDGLDQYGLLHASAGKEMYELGYESTMKILKKKFLKKFYIKAS; from the coding sequence ATGAAACTATATTCCTTATTCTCAAAAAGGACAAAAAAGTACCACACCGGGCTGGTATTGAGCGGAGGAGCAGCGCGCGGCTTTGCCCATATCGGAGTTCTGAAAGCCCTCAATGAAAATGGCATCTTCCCTGATGTTGTTTCCGGAGTCAGTGCAGGTGCTCTGGCCGGTGTCTTATATTGCGACGGATATAAGGCGGAAGAGATTTTTAACATCTTCAGGGATAAAAACCTGATGAAATTTGCCACCATCACCATTCCCAGAGACGGATTGCTGGGGATCGAAAACCTGAAAAGGGTACTTGAGACCACCCTTCATGCAAAAACTTTTGAGGAGCTGCAAATACCTTTCTATTGCAATGCCACCAACCTAAATGACGGCATTTCTGAATATTTCCATGAAGGCGAACTGATAACAAAAGTTATCGCCTCCGCAAGCATACCTGTGTTGTTCAAGCCCGTCTACCTGAACAACACCACCTATACCGACGGCGGAGTGATCGATAATTTCCCTGTATACCCCATTCAGGATAAAACAGAACACATTATCGGAGTACATGTTAATCCCACCGGTAAAATGCAAAGCATAAAAAGCCTGGTCAAAATAGCGGAAAGAAGCTTTCATGTGATGGTCAACTCAAGAGTCAAAGAAATGGCGGTCAACTGCGATCTTTTCATCCAGCCTGATGGTCTTGATCAATACGGATTGCTCCATGCTTCTGCGGGAAAGGAAATGTATGAGCTGGGGTATGAAAGCACAATGAAAATACTGAAAAAGAAATTCCTCAAAAAGTTCTACATCAAAGCATCATGA
- the cysS gene encoding cysteine--tRNA ligase, translating to MSKELYIHNSLTRKNEKFEPYKPPYAGLYVCGPTVYGEAHLGHARPAVTFDLVYRYLLHLGYKVRYVRNITDVGHLESDADEGEDKIAKKARVEKLEPMEIAERYMRSYHRNMDQMNVMRPNIEPRASGHIIEQQQLVKKILESGFAYLRNGSVYFDVEKYNQQYNYGKLSGRNIEELKTNTRALEGQEEKKNPFDFALWKKANPEHIMQWPSEWGNGYPGWHLECSAMSTKYLGEPFDIHGGGMDLLFPHHECEIAQSTASNGRESVRYWMHNNMVTINGQKMGKSLGNFITLNQFFSGEHEFLKKPYSPMTIRFFTLQAHYRSPLDFSNEALQAAEKGLDKLLKAGELIDDLEPGAETDYDLNQAEEKLYQAINDDFNTPVLFSHIFDLVRFINSVHNGKARIKNNDIQKLKDLYNAFVHDILGLEQEEEQGPDSQLTRELINMILNIRLEARKNKDFETADKIRDRLEELGIEIMDKPDGFDWEIRKK from the coding sequence ATGAGTAAGGAACTTTACATTCATAATTCATTAACCAGAAAAAACGAAAAGTTCGAGCCTTATAAGCCGCCTTACGCAGGATTATACGTATGCGGACCTACGGTGTACGGAGAAGCGCACCTCGGCCATGCCCGGCCGGCAGTTACCTTCGATCTGGTATACCGTTACCTTTTGCACCTGGGCTATAAAGTTCGTTATGTACGCAACATTACCGATGTAGGCCATCTGGAAAGCGATGCGGATGAAGGGGAAGATAAGATCGCCAAAAAAGCCCGTGTAGAAAAGCTGGAACCGATGGAGATCGCCGAACGATATATGCGAAGCTACCACAGGAATATGGATCAGATGAATGTTATGAGGCCCAACATCGAACCCAGGGCCTCCGGACATATCATCGAGCAGCAGCAGTTGGTCAAAAAGATACTGGAAAGCGGCTTCGCCTATCTCCGCAACGGATCGGTATATTTTGACGTTGAAAAGTACAACCAACAATACAATTACGGAAAGTTATCCGGCAGAAACATAGAAGAGCTTAAAACCAATACCAGAGCGCTTGAAGGACAGGAAGAAAAAAAGAACCCATTTGATTTTGCCCTTTGGAAAAAAGCCAACCCGGAACACATCATGCAATGGCCTTCAGAATGGGGCAACGGCTATCCGGGCTGGCACCTGGAATGCTCGGCCATGAGCACAAAATATTTGGGTGAACCTTTTGACATCCACGGAGGGGGTATGGATCTGCTTTTTCCACACCATGAATGCGAAATTGCCCAGTCAACCGCTTCCAACGGCAGAGAATCGGTCCGTTACTGGATGCACAACAACATGGTTACCATCAACGGGCAAAAGATGGGTAAATCCCTGGGCAACTTCATTACACTCAACCAATTCTTTTCAGGGGAGCACGAATTTCTAAAGAAACCCTACAGCCCGATGACCATCCGGTTCTTTACCCTACAAGCCCATTACAGAAGTCCACTCGACTTCTCCAACGAAGCATTGCAGGCAGCCGAAAAGGGTCTGGATAAACTTCTTAAGGCCGGAGAACTCATTGATGATCTGGAACCGGGAGCAGAAACCGACTATGACCTGAACCAGGCAGAAGAAAAATTATACCAGGCCATCAATGATGATTTCAATACACCGGTGCTGTTTTCCCATATTTTCGATCTGGTCCGCTTCATCAATTCGGTGCACAACGGAAAAGCCCGGATCAAAAATAATGACATCCAAAAACTAAAAGACCTATACAACGCATTTGTCCATGATATCCTCGGTCTGGAACAGGAAGAAGAACAAGGTCCCGACAGCCAATTAACCAGGGAGCTGATCAATATGATCCTCAACATAAGACTGGAGGCCAGAAAGAACAAAGACTTCGAAACCGCCGACAAGATCAGGGACCGGCTTGAGGAACTGGGCATTGAAATCATGGATAAACCCGATGGATTTGACTGGGAGATCAGGAAGAAGTAG